TTTACCTTCTAAGTCATCCCATGCTTTGTCTGCATCAATAGCACGTTTAGAAAGAACAATTTCTTCATCATCTACTTTTTTAATTTTTAATGTTAGTTCGTCACCTTCACTAACAACATCACTTGCCTTTTCTACGTGAAGACTAGATAATTCACTAATAGGAACAATTCCTTCTACCTTGTAACCAATGTCAACTAATACTTGTTTTTCTTCTACTTTTACAACTTTACCTGTAATTGTTTCGCCTTCTGTTAATTCTTTGAAATTTGATACTTCATTATTCATTTCATCCATACAAGAGGCCTCCTTCAATTTACGACAAAACTCAAAACTGCAATGTCCTTTTTTCTAACTTCTAATATTTCAAGCTGTTTGTCAAGTGTTAGGCAGTGAAAACTTATAAATTAGCCTGTCTTATTTGCCTTATTTCTTCCATAATTACATCCGTCACTTCTCGTGCTGATGCCTTTCTTTCACGTAATTCTTCCATATTAATTGGTTTGCCATATACAACCTTAAGTCTTTTTCCTTTTTGGTATGGCCCAACAATAGCACATGGAACTACTCTGGCATCCGAGCGCAAAGCAAAAAAACCAATGCCTGAAAATCCTTCTCTAACTTCTCCATTTTTACTTCTCGTGCCTTCTGGAAATAATCCTAATGTATTTCCACCTTTAAGGATTTCTAGTCCAGATCTTAGTGCATTACGGTCCTTCATACCACGCTTAATTGGGAAAGCATGCACTTTTCTTAATAATGTACCAATAATTTTATTAGAAAATAATTCCTCTTTAGCCATAAAGTATATATTACGTGGACAAGTTATACCTACAACTAATGGATCCCAATTTGATATATGGTTAGAACAAATAATAACAGGACCTTGTTGTGGAACATTTTCTTTTCCAATAACGTGCATACGATATACTGGTTTAACATATAATCCGACAAGATTTTTAGCAAAATTATAGAAACTCATCTGCTTTGCTCCTTTACACGCTGAACAATGTCTAATATCTTACTACTAACTGCTTTAATTGATAAAGCTGTTGTATCAATCTCTACTGCATCATTTGCTTTTAGAAGAGGAGAAACTTCTCGTTCTGTGTCTAGCTTATCTCTTTTTGCGATTTCATACTTTAACTGCTCAAGTTCTGAAGCAATTCCTTTTCTATCATTTTCTTTTTGTCTTCGCTCTGCTCTTTCTTCTACTGATGCAATCAGGAAAATTTTCACCTCTGCATCTGGAATGACATGGGTACCAATATCTCTTCCGTCCATTACAACACCGCGTTTTGCAGCCATCTGTTGTTGTCGCTTAACCATTTCGTTACGAACGCTAGCATGTTTTGCAACAATAGAGACAAGGTTAGTAACCTCTTGCGTTCTTATTAATTCCGTCACATCTATTTGATCAAGATAAACTTTTTGACCGTTTTGACCTTGATCTAACTCCAACGAAGTCGTTACGATTAATTCATGTAATGCATCGCTATTCTCTAAGCTAACATTCTGCTGCAATGCTTTAAATGTTATCGCTCGGTACATCGCACCCGTATCTATGTATATATAATCCAATTCAGATGCTACAATCTTAGCAACTGTGCTCTTTCCAGCTGCAGCTGGACCATCAATAGCAATAGCTATTTTCTCTTCAACCATTTCTATTCTTCCTCTCTAAACAAAACCATTTCATAAATTAGTATATCTAAAAGAATAACATATTTTTTAAATCAACGTTATTCTTCCTTCAAAATATTATTTTTATCGTCAAAAGGTTGGGGATTCCAACCTTTCTTTTCCGCTATTAAGGTGAATATTTGATGATGGGTCGCTTAATCGTAGACCCTCTATGGAATTTCTGCCATAATGACAAGACTTAGCTTATCCTGCTAAATAACATCATGCTCAAATTAAAGATCTTTCCGTCTTTCTCTTAATTGTATTTCAAAACAATAACGGATAATTTTTTGTCTGTCTTTTTCATTTATATTGGTAAATTTCATAGATAGTAGTTGCCTATCTGATTCTTTTTTTTGATAAGTGCGTATTGCTTCAGCTTCGGCAGTTACATAAATAGTTTCACCTGATTGCATAGGTAAAACAAGCCACATATAAACTGTTTTCCCAGGTTC
The nucleotide sequence above comes from Paraliobacillus zengyii. Encoded proteins:
- a CDS encoding lysophospholipid acyltransferase family protein — protein: MSFYNFAKNLVGLYVKPVYRMHVIGKENVPQQGPVIICSNHISNWDPLVVGITCPRNIYFMAKEELFSNKIIGTLLRKVHAFPIKRGMKDRNALRSGLEILKGGNTLGLFPEGTRSKNGEVREGFSGIGFFALRSDARVVPCAIVGPYQKGKRLKVVYGKPINMEELRERKASAREVTDVIMEEIRQIRQANL
- the cmk gene encoding (d)CMP kinase, giving the protein MVEEKIAIAIDGPAAAGKSTVAKIVASELDYIYIDTGAMYRAITFKALQQNVSLENSDALHELIVTTSLELDQGQNGQKVYLDQIDVTELIRTQEVTNLVSIVAKHASVRNEMVKRQQQMAAKRGVVMDGRDIGTHVIPDAEVKIFLIASVEERAERRQKENDRKGIASELEQLKYEIAKRDKLDTEREVSPLLKANDAVEIDTTALSIKAVSSKILDIVQRVKEQSR